The following proteins are encoded in a genomic region of Populus nigra chromosome 16, ddPopNigr1.1, whole genome shotgun sequence:
- the LOC133675787 gene encoding coatomer subunit alpha-1, producing MLTKFETKSNRVKGLSFHSKRPWILASLHSGVIQLWDYRMGTLIDRFDEHDGPVRGVHFHKSQPLFVSGGDDYKIKVWNYKLHRCLFTLLGHLDYIRTVQFHHEYPWIVSASDDQTIRIWNWQSRTCISVLTGHNHYVMCASFHPKEDLVVSASLDQTVRVWDIGALRKKTVSPADDIMRLTQMNSDLFGGVDAVVKYVLEGHDRGVNWAAFHPTLPLIVSGADDRQVKLWRMNDTKAWEVDTLRGHMNNVSCVMFHAKQDIIVSNSEDKSIRVWDVTKRTGVQTFRREHDRFWILASHPEMNLLAAGHDSGMIVFKLERERPAFAVSGDSLFYTKDRFLRFFEFSTQRDTQVIPIRRPGTTSLNQSPRTLSYSPTENAVLICSDVDGGSYELYVIPRDSIARGDAVPEAKRGVGGSAVFVARNRFAVLDKSSNQVLVKNLKNEVVKKSSLPISADAIFYAGTGNLLCRTEDRVVIFDLQQRLVLGELQTPFIKYVIWSNDMESVALLSKHAIIIASKKLVHQCTLHETIRVKSGAWDDNGVFIYTTLNHIKYCLPNGDSGIIKTLNVPIYITKISGNTIFCLDRDGKNKVIVIDATEYIFKLSLLKKKYENVMSMIRNSQLCGQAMIAYLQQKGFPEVALHFVKDERTRFNLALESGNIQIAVASAKEIDEKDHWYRLGVEALRQGNAGIVEYAYQRTKNFERLSFLYLVTGNLEKLSKMLRIAEVKNDVMGQFHNALYLGDVRERVKILENAGHLPLAYATAKVHGLEDVVERLAAELGDDIPSLPEGKTPSLLMPPAPIMCGGDWPLLRVMKGIFEGGLDNMGRGGADEDEEAADGDWGEELDMVDVDGLQNGDVSAILEDGEAAEENEEGGWDLEDLELPPEADTPRASVSARSSVFVAPTPGMPVSQIWIQRSSLAADHAAAGNFDTAMRLLNRQLGIKNFVPLKSMFLDLYSGSHTYLRAFSSTPVISLAVERGWNESASPNVRGPPALVFNFSQLEEKLKAGYKATTTGKFTEALRLFLGILHTIPLIVVDSRREVDEVKELIIIVKEYVLGLQMELKRREMKDNPVRQQELAAYFTHCNLQAPHLRLALQNAMTVCFKNKNLATAANFARRLLETNPPNENQARAARQVLAAAERSMTDAAQLNYDFRNPFVVCGATYVPIYRGQKDVSCPYCGSRFVPSQEGQLCTVCDLAVVGADASGLLCSPSQIR from the exons ATGTTGACCAAGTTTGAGACCAAGAGTAATAGAGTGAAGGGGCTGAGTTTCCACAGTAAGAGACCATGGATCCTTGCTAGCCTTCACAGTGGTGTGATCCAGCTATGGGACTATCGTATGGGCACGCTCATTGATCGCTTTGATGAGCATGATGGCCCTGTTCGTGGTGTTCATTTCCACAAATCTCAGCCTCTTTTTGTATCTGGAG GTGATGATTACAAGATTAAAGTCTGGAACTACAAATTGCATAGGTGTCTGTTTACGCTCCTTGGACATCTTGATTACATTCGCACTGTGCAGTTTCATCATGAATACCCGTGGATTGTGAGTGCTAGTGATGATCAGACCATCCGCATTTGGAACTGGCAGTCTCGTACTTGCATTTCTGTGTTGACAGGACACAATCATTATGTGATGTGTGCCTCATTCCACCCTAAAGAAGACCTTGTTGTGTCGGCTTCTCTAGATCAGACTGTTCGCGTTTGGGATATTGGTGCTCTGAGAAAAAAGACGGTGTCCCCTGCTGATGACATCATGAGGTTGACTCAGATGAACAGTGACCTATTTGGTGGTGTTGATGCAGTTGTTAAGTATGTTTTGGAAGGCCATGACCGAGGTGTCAACTGGGCTGCATTCCACCCTACACTTCCTTTGATTGTTTCAGGAGCAGATGATCGCCAAGTGAAGTTGTGGCGCATGAATG aCACAAAGGCCTGGGAAGTGGACACATTAAGAGGACACATGAACAATGTGTCATGTGTTATGTTCCATGCCAAACAAGATATAATTGTATCTAATTCAGAGGATAAAAGCATTCGTGTCTGGGATGTAACTAAACGAACTGGAGTCCAAACTTTCCGCCGAGAGCATGACCGATTCTGGATCCTTGCATCCCATCCCGAGATGAATCTTCTGGCTGCAGGTCACGACAGTGGCATGATTGTCTTTaagttagagagagaaaggCCTGCTTTTGCTGTGAGTGGTGATTCTTTGTTCTATACCAAAGATCGCTTTTTACgattttttgagttttcaaCTCAAAGAGATACGCAAGTAATTCCCATTCGACGACCTGGTACTACAAGCCTGAATCAAAGTCCAAGAACTCTTTCGTACAGTCCTACAGAAAATGCTGTCCTTATCTGTTCGGATGTGGATGGAGGATCTTATGAGCTGTACGTCATCCCTAGAGACAGCATTGCTAGGGGTGATGCTGTGCCAGAGGCAAAGAGAGGTGTTGGTGGATCTGCTGTCTTTGTAGCTCGGAATAGGTTTGCTGTGCTTGACAAGAGCAGCAATCAAGTCCTAGTTAAGAACCTCAAGAATGAAGTTGTCAAAAAGAGCAGTCTTCCCATCTCTGCAGATGCTATATTCTATGCTGGCACAGGTAACTTGCTTTGCAGGACAGAGGATAGGGTGGTCATATTTGATCTCCAGCAGAGGCTTGTTCTTGGGGAGCTGCAGACACCTTTTATCAAGTATGTTATTTGGTCCAATGACATGGAAAGTGTTGCCTTGCTAAGCAAACATGCCATTATCATTGCTAGCAAGAAGCTTGTGCACCAGTGCACTCTCCACGAAACAATTCGTGTAAAGAGTGGAGCCTGGGATGATAATGGTGTTTTCATTTACACGACTTTGAATCATATCAAATATTGCCTGCCCAATGGAGATAGTGGCATTATCAAAACCCTCAATGTCCCCATATATATTACTAAGATTTCTGGAAATACCATCTTTTGCTTGGATCGGGATGGGAAGAATAAGGTTATTGTTATTGATGCAACAGAATACATCTTCAAACTATCTCTGCTGAAGAAGAAATATGAAAATGTTATGAGCATGATAAGGAACTCCCAGCTTTGTGGTCAGGCAATGATTGCTTATTTGCAACAGAAGGGGTTCCCAGAAGTCGCACTGCATTTTGTGAAAGATGAGAGAACTAGGTTTAATTTGGCTTTAGAGAGTGGAAATATTCAGATTGCTGTTGCTTCAGCAAAGGAAATTGATGAGAAAGACCACTGGTATAGGTTGGGGGTTGAAGCTCTTCGCCAAGGGAATGCAGGTATAGTTGAATATGCCTACCAGAGGACAAAAAATTTTGAGAGGTTATCTTTCCTTTATCTCGTAACTGGGAATTTGGAAAAGCTCTCTAAGATGCTTAGAATTGCTGAAGTTAAAAATGATGTCATGGGTCAGTTTCACAATGCCTTGTATTTGGGTGATGTCAGAGAACGTGTTAAGATCCTGGAGAATGCTGGCCATTTGCCACTTGCTTATGCCACAGCTAAGGTCCATGGCCTAGAGGATGTTGTGGAACGTCTAGCAGCTGAGTTGGGAGATGATATTCCATCTTTGCCAGAGGGCAAAACACCATCCCTTCTGATGCCTCCAGCCCCTATTATGTGCGGTGGTGATTGGCCACTTCTGAGAGTTATGAAAGGTATATTTGAAGGTGGGCTGGATAATATGGGCAGAGGTGGTGCTGATGAGGATGAAGAAGCTGCTGATGGTGACTGGGGTGAGGAACTGGACATGGTCGATGTGGATGGTTTGCAAAATGGGGATGTCTCAGCAATTTTGGAGGATGGGGAAGCAGCTGAAGAAAATGAAGAGGGAGGATGGGACCTTGAAGATCTGGAGCTACCTCCCGAGGCAGACACACCAAGGGCTTCTGTCAGTGCCCGCTCATCAGTTTTTGTGGCTCCAACTCCTGGTATGCCTGTAAGTCAGATTTGGATTCAGAGATCTTCACTCGCTGCTGATCATGCCGCAGCTGGCAATTTTGATACGGCTATGCGACTACTCAACAGACAACTTGGAATTAAAAACTTTGTcccattaaagtccatgtttcTTGATCTTTACTCAGGCAGCCATACCTATCTTCGTGCATTTTCATCTACCCCAGTTATATCACTGGCTGTTGAACGGGGATGGAATGAGTCTGCCAGCCCTAATGTTAGGGGTCCTCCAGCTCTGGTGTTCAATTTCTCTCAGTTGGAAGAGAAGCTTAAGGCTGGTTACAAGGCCACGACAACTGGGAAATTTACAGAGGCACTTAGACTCTTCCTTGGCATTCTTCACACAATTCCTCTGATTGTTGTTGATTCGAGGAGGGAAGTTGATGAAGTCAAGGAGTTGATTATTATAGTCAAAGAGTATGTTTTGGGTCTGCAAATGGAGCTTAAGAGGAGGGAGATGAAAGACAATCCAGTGCGCCAACAAGAGCTTGCTGCGTACTTCACCCACTGCAACCTTCAAGCTCCTCACTTAAGGCTTGCTCTTCAAAATGCAATGACTGTTTGCTTCAAGAATAAGAACCTTGCCACAGCAGCTAACTTTGCTAGGCGGCTACTGGAGACAAACCCCCCGAATGAGAACCAGGCAAGGGCTGCCAGGCAAGTATTGGCAGCTGCAGAGAGGAGCATGACAGATGCCGCTCAGCTGAACTATGATTTCAGAAATCCATTTGTGGTATGTGGTGCAACCTATGTTCCAATTTACCGAGGACAAAAGGACGTCTCTTGTCCATATTGTGGTTCCCGATTTGTACCAAGCCAGGAAGGGCAGCTGTGTACTGTGTGTGATCTTGCAGTAGTTGGGGCAGATGCTTCAGGGTTGCTCTGTTCCCCTTCCCAGATACGATGA
- the LOC133675935 gene encoding formin-like protein 4: MMVQSRFHPCLIFLLFFSPPLSHSYCKQNSSQKTEISPAFDSSPASSMIRSASYEAVSPDHDREMLMPQLLGPPARKQAMEESSSSNGKVVAAIVVTAAITLAIAVIFFFIYLKFTKKREKVMATSDELKKVSRKVKKFAFDENGQDLLYVKSFDRKPKNTFSKVTLNPSYEEEGEEKRVDVIVEQLKKYEPQEVLLSSYGIGHGKVTEPVLRNGEPTALVSEMESPKLPPLPSPPRKKIPPPPPPPPPPPPPAPPTSTKPPLKTKKNPASPPPPTKIGGLISLQKPPPVPRGKLNSKSREWAPTEGSLRGTSSGHTKLKPLHWDKVTADVDHSVVWDEINNGSLRFDDDLIETLFGYTTANNKILLRNEVPSSRSSSNPTPATQVFILEPRKSQNTAIVLKSLAISRKEILDALLEGHGLNTDVLEKLTRISPTQEEAVKITQYRGNPSKLADAESFLHHILKALPSAFIRINAMLFRSNYDSEILHLKESLQTLESGCKELRTRGLFLKLLEAILKAGNRMNAGTSRGNAQGFNLTALRKLSDVTSTDGKTTLLHFVVEQVVRSEGRRRVLNRNHSMERSDSQRRINSDLNSDTLTEERNKEYLLLGLPALRDMIAEFSNVKRAAAIEFDSFVNTCSSLTARVTETQQLVVNFGNSEAGGFLMQMKGFLEDCEEELKVVRDEQKRIMEVVKRTTEYYQAGASKQKEANLLQLFVIVKDFLDMVDRVRVDMSQKVQKKNVAARAGSSSPPSPPSSNPVRFPDFRLHPMSDMSRATSWSESDDGF, encoded by the exons ATGATGGTCCAGTCGCGGTTCCATCCATGTCTCATTTTCTTACTGTTTTTCTCCCCTCCCCTTTCTCATTCTTATTGTAAACAAAACTCCTCACAGAAGACAGAAATTTCTCCTGCATTTGATTCTTCACCTGCAAGTTCAATGATAAGATCTGCAAGTTATGAAGCAGTCTCTCCCGATCATGATAGGGAAATGCTGATGCCTCAACTCTTGGGACCTCCTGCCCGGAAACAGGCAATGGAGGAGTCCTCATCGTCAAATGGAAAAGTTGTGGCAGCCATTGTTGTCACAGCTGCAATCACTCTGGCCATTGCTGTGATCTTCTTCTTTATCTACTTGAAATTTAccaaaaagagggaaaaagttATGGCAACTAGTGACGAGCTCAAAAAAGTTAGCAGAAAAGTGAAAAAGTTTGCCTTCGATGAAAATGGGCAGGATTTGCTTTATGTAAAAAGTTTTGACAGGAAACCCAAAAACACTTTCTCAAAGGTTACGCTGAACCCTAGCTATGAAGAAGAAGGGGAGGAAAAGAGGGTGGATGTGATAGTAGAGCAATTAAAAAAGTATGAGCCACAGGaagttttgctttcatcttATGGAATTGGTCATGGGAAAGTAACAGAACCAGTTTTGCGAAATGGAGAACCTACAGCATTAGTTTCAGAAATGGAAAGTCCAAAACTACCTCCTCTACCATCCCCTCCAAGAAAGAAAATCCCACCAccaccgccgccgccgccaccacctcctcctccagctccgcctACATCAACAAAACCACCacttaaaacaaagaaaaatcctGCATCACCACCCCCACCAACTAAAATAGGCGGTTTAATCTCATTACAGAAACCTCCACCAGTTCCAAGAGGGAAATTAAATAGCAAGAGCAGGGAATGGGCTCCAACAGAGGGAAGCTTGAGAGGGACTAGCAGTGGGCATACAAAACTAAAGCCACTGCACTGGGATAAAGTAACAGCCGATGTTGATCATTCAGTGGTTTGGGATGAGATTAATAATGGCTCTCTCAG ATTTGATGACGACCTAATAGAAACATTGTTTGGATATACAACTGCCAATAACAAAATCCTTCTCAGAAATGAAGTTCCATCAAGTAGAAGCAGCTCCAACCCTACCCCAGCTACTCAAGTTTTCATCCTTGAACCAAGGAAGTCTCAAAACACGGCAATTGTACTAAAATCTTTAGCAATTTCTCGCAAAGAAATTCTTGATGCTCTTCTCGAGGGTCATGGACTTAATACAGATGTCCTCGAAAAGCTTACCAGAATTTCCCCGACTCAAGAAGAAGCAGTCAAAATCACCCAATACAGGGGCAACCCATCTAAACTTGCAGATGCTGAATCTTTCCTTCACCATATCCTGAAGGCTCTTCCTTCGGCATTCATCCGTATCAATGCAATGCTTTTCAGATCAAATTATGATTCAGAAATTCTTCATCTAAAGGAGTCCTTACAAACACTTGAATCGGGGTGCAAAGAGCTACGAACCCGTGGCCTCTTCTTAAAACTTCTTGAAGCCATTCTCAAGGCTGGCAACAGGATGAATGCTGGAACATCCAGAGGCAACGCACAAGGTTTCAACCTTACTGCTCTTAGAAAGCTTTCCGATGTTACAAGCACAGATGGGAAGACTACTCTACTTCACTTTGTTGTAGAACAAGTAGTTCGATCAGAAGGTAGACGTCGTGTACTTAATCGGAACCATAGTATGGAAAGAAGTGACAGTCAAAGAAGGATAAACAGTGATTTGAATTCAGACACATTGACagaagagagaaacaaagagTACCTGTTGTTGGGACTACCAGCATTGAGGGACATGATTGCTGAATTCTCCAACGTTAAAAGAGCAGCCGCAATAGAATTTGACAGTTTCGTCAACACATGCTCCTCTCTCACAGCTCGTGTCACAGAAACTCAGCAACTCGTGGTAAACTTTGGCAATAGTGAGGCTGGTGGGTTTTTGATGCAAATGAAAGGATTCTTGGAGGATTGCGAAGAGGAGCTTAAGGTGGTCAGAGATGAGCAAAAAAGGATTATGGAGGTTGTTAAGAGAACAACAGAGTATTACCAAGCAGGAGCATCAAAACAGAAAGAAGCAAATCTGCTTCAACTGTTTGTTATAGTGAAAGATTTTCTTGACATGGTTGATCGAGTCAGGGTAGACATGTCCCAGAAGGTGCAGAAGAAAAATGTGGCAGCAAGAGCAGGATCATCATCACCACCTTCACCTCCATCAAGTAATCCAGTGAGATTTCCAGACTTCCGTTTACATCCTATGTCAGATATGTCAAGGGCAACATCTTGGAGTGAATCAGATGATGGTTTCTGA